In the genome of Gemmatimonadota bacterium, one region contains:
- the nusG gene encoding transcription termination/antitermination protein NusG, with protein sequence MTSPVVGGEYRWYAIQTTAGHENKVRSLLERRIQDDPRPEGQKLVAQALVPTQDVVEIKNGKKVTVERKLFPGYVIVQMGMSQEAQHVVNSIQGVIKFVGTSKAPLPLRDDEVARLLGKSEAEADAAPKEEIPFLVGQAVEITEGPFSDFNGVVEDVLADKGKVKVSVSLFGRPTTVELDYLQLRGH encoded by the coding sequence ATGACGAGTCCGGTAGTGGGCGGGGAGTATCGCTGGTACGCGATCCAGACGACGGCGGGGCACGAGAACAAGGTGCGCTCGCTGCTCGAACGACGGATCCAGGACGACCCGCGCCCGGAAGGGCAGAAGCTGGTCGCCCAGGCGCTGGTCCCGACGCAGGATGTCGTCGAGATCAAGAACGGCAAGAAGGTCACGGTCGAGCGGAAGCTGTTCCCCGGCTACGTGATCGTGCAGATGGGGATGAGTCAGGAAGCGCAGCATGTGGTCAACTCGATCCAGGGCGTGATCAAGTTCGTCGGGACCAGCAAGGCCCCGTTACCGCTGCGTGATGACGAAGTCGCCCGACTCCTCGGCAAGTCCGAGGCGGAAGCTGATGCTGCGCCGAAAGAGGAGATTCCATTCCTCGTCGGGCAGGCGGTCGAGATCACCGAGGGGCCGTTCTCCGATTTCAACGGCGTCGTCGAGGATGTCCTGGCCGACAAGGGCAAGGTGAAGGTCTCGGTGTCGCTGTTCGGACGCCCGACCACCGTGGAACTGGATTACCTCCAGCTGCGGGGCCACTAG